In a single window of the Burkholderia contaminans genome:
- a CDS encoding GNAT family N-acetyltransferase, whose protein sequence is MPPVSSPPVLDTPRLILEGHPLGDFEALATMWAEPKVVEHIFNGAPSAPRDSWMRMLAYRGLWPLLGYGYWAIREKASGRYVGDLGFADFHRLIEPSIRGVPEAGWALATWAHGKGYATEALSAALAWLDGQHRFERSVCLIAPTNVASIRVAEKAGYGEPVQIRFNDTDSLLFSRASR, encoded by the coding sequence ATGCCGCCTGTCTCCTCCCCGCCCGTTCTCGACACGCCACGTCTCATCCTCGAAGGCCATCCGCTCGGCGACTTCGAGGCGCTCGCCACGATGTGGGCCGAGCCGAAGGTCGTCGAGCACATCTTCAACGGCGCGCCCTCCGCGCCGCGCGACTCGTGGATGCGCATGCTCGCGTATCGCGGGCTGTGGCCGCTGCTCGGCTATGGCTACTGGGCGATTCGCGAGAAGGCATCGGGCCGTTATGTCGGCGATCTCGGCTTCGCCGATTTCCACCGGCTCATCGAGCCGTCGATTCGTGGCGTGCCGGAAGCCGGCTGGGCCCTCGCGACGTGGGCGCACGGCAAGGGTTACGCGACCGAGGCGCTCTCGGCCGCGCTGGCATGGCTCGACGGGCAACACCGGTTCGAGCGCAGCGTGTGTCTCATCGCGCCGACCAACGTCGCGTCGATCCGCGTGGCGGAAAAGGCGGGTTACGGGGAGCCGGTGCAGATCCGGTTCAACGACACCGACTCGTTGCTGTTCTCGCGCGCGAGCCGATAG
- a CDS encoding HPr family phosphocarrier protein: MATVVYVEIGAAWNRNRGYAAREAAVDAARGFASDILLIANGISSDAKDSAAVAALQVHGGTSAQVLATGPDEEAALQALLPVLQAR; this comes from the coding sequence GTGGCAACCGTTGTGTACGTTGAAATCGGCGCCGCGTGGAACCGCAACCGCGGCTACGCCGCACGAGAAGCAGCCGTCGACGCGGCGCGCGGCTTCGCAAGCGACATCCTGCTGATCGCGAACGGGATCAGCAGCGATGCGAAGGACAGCGCCGCCGTCGCGGCGCTGCAGGTGCACGGCGGCACGTCCGCGCAGGTGCTGGCCACCGGCCCCGACGAGGAGGCGGCACTGCAGGCGCTGCTGCCCGTGCTGCAAGCGCGCTGA
- a CDS encoding spermidine synthase has protein sequence MAEDRISYDAFIRFLATPLNDGRPFVLETQHALSLHFDHLGTQSFMSLRDPGRLELGYTRVMMGFLLLQPEPAHICMLGLGGGSLAKYCYRHLPGATIDAVEINPDVIALRDVFRIPADDGRFTVVCADGADHLERVDVRTDVILHDAFVADGMRGRCTGAAFLAACHARLSENGVLAINFMDDDPALPEHLEQLRSIFGVSYTLVPCGDDNNFIAFAWKGGNRLPSLRILLERALACARAGELKLAATARRMKAGEGVDPQRLLMRAQPHARWEIGA, from the coding sequence ATGGCCGAGGATCGAATTTCCTACGACGCGTTCATCAGGTTCCTGGCGACGCCGCTGAACGATGGCCGACCGTTCGTGCTGGAGACGCAGCACGCGCTGTCGCTGCATTTCGACCATCTCGGCACGCAGAGCTTCATGTCGCTGCGGGATCCGGGCCGGCTCGAGCTCGGCTATACGCGCGTGATGATGGGCTTTCTGCTGCTGCAGCCCGAGCCCGCGCACATCTGCATGCTCGGGCTCGGCGGCGGTTCGCTGGCGAAGTACTGCTACCGGCACTTGCCCGGTGCGACGATCGACGCGGTCGAGATCAACCCGGACGTGATCGCGCTGCGTGACGTTTTCCGGATTCCCGCTGACGACGGCCGGTTCACGGTGGTGTGCGCCGACGGCGCGGATCATCTGGAACGGGTGGATGTCAGGACGGACGTGATCCTGCATGACGCGTTCGTCGCCGACGGCATGCGGGGCCGCTGTACGGGCGCCGCATTCCTCGCCGCATGTCACGCGCGCCTGAGCGAGAACGGCGTGCTGGCCATCAACTTCATGGACGACGATCCGGCGCTGCCCGAGCATCTCGAGCAGTTGCGATCGATATTCGGTGTGTCGTATACGCTGGTGCCGTGCGGCGACGACAACAACTTCATCGCGTTCGCATGGAAGGGCGGCAACCGGCTGCCGTCGCTCCGCATCCTGCTCGAACGCGCACTTGCGTGCGCACGGGCCGGCGAGCTCAAGCTGGCTGCCACGGCGAGGCGGATGAAGGCCGGGGAGGGCGTTGACCCGCAACGGCTGCTGATGCGTGCGCAGCCGCATGCGCGATGGGAAATCGGCGCGTAG
- a CDS encoding zinc ribbon domain-containing protein YjdM, with translation MNAAPACPQCAMDNTYPDGTLTVCADCGHEWSAGAGAETGDEPAGDVVKDANGNVLSDGDSVVLIKDLRVKGSSITLKMGTKVKSIRLVGGDHEVDCKTDMGGFMLKACYLKKV, from the coding sequence ATGAACGCCGCCCCCGCCTGCCCGCAATGCGCGATGGACAACACTTACCCCGACGGCACGCTGACCGTATGCGCGGACTGCGGCCATGAATGGTCGGCCGGCGCCGGCGCCGAAACGGGCGACGAACCGGCGGGCGACGTCGTCAAGGACGCCAACGGCAACGTGCTGTCGGATGGCGACTCGGTCGTGCTGATCAAGGATTTGCGCGTGAAGGGCTCGTCGATCACGCTTAAGATGGGCACCAAGGTCAAGAGCATCCGGCTCGTCGGCGGCGACCACGAGGTCGACTGCAAGACCGACATGGGCGGCTTCATGCTGAAGGCCTGCTACCTGAAGAAAGTCTGA
- a CDS encoding ribbon-helix-helix protein, CopG family → METKTARLTVLIDPAKKEAFEMLCAEQDLTPSQVVRQLIREYLDRHGVTYKTKSALGKRVK, encoded by the coding sequence CCGCCCGCCTGACCGTCCTGATCGACCCCGCAAAAAAGGAAGCCTTCGAGATGCTCTGCGCAGAGCAGGACCTCACGCCTTCGCAAGTCGTGCGGCAACTGATCCGCGAGTATCTCGACCGTCACGGCGTGACGTACAAGACCAAGAGCGCGCTCGGCAAACGCGTGAAATAA